From Streptomyces sp. TLI_105, the proteins below share one genomic window:
- a CDS encoding acyl-CoA dehydrogenase family protein encodes MDVDRLLPTPEAADLIALTREIADKELSPRVDEHEAAETYPEGLFATLGEAGLLGLPYPEEHGGGGQPYEVYLQVLEELAARWAAVGVATSVHTLACHPLHTFGTPEQKERWLPAMLEGRSIGGYSLSEPQAGSDAAALTCKAERQDDGSGYRVTGTKAWITHGGKAGFYALFARTAPGSHGVSCFLAPGATEGLSFGAPERKMGLQAVPTTAAYWDGALIEEDRRIGDEGQGLQIAFSALDSGRLGIAACATGLAQAALDAAVAYANERTTFGRRIVDHQGLGFLLADMAAAVDAARATYLDAARRRDLGRPFSRQASAAKLIATDTAMKVTTDAVQVFGGYGYTRDFPVERYMREAKIMQIFEGTNQIQRLVISRGLARTA; translated from the coding sequence ATGGATGTCGACCGCCTGCTTCCCACCCCCGAGGCAGCGGACCTCATCGCCCTCACCCGGGAGATCGCCGACAAGGAGCTCTCTCCTCGGGTGGACGAGCACGAGGCCGCCGAGACCTATCCCGAGGGGCTCTTCGCCACCCTCGGCGAGGCCGGGCTCCTCGGCCTCCCGTACCCCGAGGAGCACGGCGGCGGAGGCCAGCCCTACGAGGTCTACCTCCAGGTCCTGGAGGAGCTCGCCGCCCGCTGGGCCGCCGTCGGCGTCGCCACCAGCGTCCACACCCTCGCCTGCCACCCCCTCCACACCTTCGGCACCCCGGAGCAGAAGGAGCGCTGGCTCCCCGCGATGCTGGAGGGCCGGAGCATCGGCGGCTACAGCCTCTCCGAGCCGCAGGCCGGCTCCGACGCCGCCGCCCTCACCTGCAAGGCCGAGCGCCAGGACGACGGCAGCGGCTACCGCGTCACCGGCACCAAGGCCTGGATCACCCACGGCGGCAAGGCCGGCTTCTACGCCCTCTTCGCCCGTACCGCCCCCGGCAGCCACGGCGTGTCCTGCTTCCTCGCCCCCGGCGCCACCGAGGGCCTGAGCTTCGGCGCCCCCGAGCGCAAGATGGGCCTCCAGGCCGTGCCGACGACGGCCGCGTACTGGGACGGCGCCCTCATCGAGGAGGACCGGCGCATCGGGGACGAGGGCCAGGGCCTCCAGATCGCCTTCAGCGCCCTCGACAGCGGCCGCCTCGGCATCGCCGCCTGTGCCACCGGCCTCGCCCAGGCCGCGCTGGACGCCGCCGTGGCGTACGCCAACGAGCGCACCACCTTCGGCCGCCGGATCGTCGACCACCAGGGCCTCGGCTTCCTCCTCGCCGACATGGCCGCCGCCGTCGACGCGGCCCGCGCCACCTACCTGGACGCGGCCCGCCGCCGCGACCTCGGCCGCCCCTTCAGCCGTCAGGCCAGCGCGGCCAAGCTCATCGCCACCGACACGGCGATGAAGGTCACCACGGACGCCGTCCAGGTCTTCGGCGGCTACGGCTACACCCGCGACTTCCCGGTCGAGCGCTACATGCGCGAGGCGAAGATCATGCAGATCTTCGAAGGGACGAACCAGATCCAGCGCCTGGTGATCAGCCGGGGACTCGCCCGGACGGCGTGA